The following coding sequences are from one Dama dama isolate Ldn47 chromosome 8, ASM3311817v1, whole genome shotgun sequence window:
- the LOC133060398 gene encoding intestinal-type alkaline phosphatase-like — protein MQGACVLLLLGLRLQLSLGLVPAEEEDPAFWNRQAAQALDVAKKLQPIQTAAKNVILFLGDGMGVSTVTATRILKGQMNGKPGPETPLAMDQFPFVALSKTYNVDRDVPDSAGTATAYLCGVKGNYGTIGVSAAARFDQCNTTHGNEVTSVMNRAKKAGKSVGVVTTTRVQHASPAGAYAHTVNRNWYSDAQMSAGAKKEGCQDIATQMVYNMDIDVILGGGRMYMFPEGTPDPEYPHDANQTGVRKDKRNLVQEWQAKHQGAQYVWNRTALLQASTNSSVTHLMGLFEPVDMAYETQRDHNKDPSLEEMTEAALRVLSRNPQGFYLFVEGGRIDHGHHEGIAYRALTDAVMFDNAIAKANKLTSKLDTLILVTADHSHVFTFGGYPLRGTSIFGLADGKASDGKSYTSLLYSNGPGYQMNRGSRPDVDETKSRDPSYQQQAAVPLARETHGGEDVAVFARGPQAHLVHGVQEETFVAHVMAFAGCLEPYTDCHLPAPAHPTNTACQAACPPSLALLAGALLLLVAPGLH, from the exons ATGCAGGGGGCCtgcgtgctgctgctgctgggcctgCGGCTACAGCTCTCCCTCGGCCTCGTCCCAG CTGAGGAGGAAGACCCTGCCTTCTGGAACCGCCAGGCAGCCCAGGCCCTTGATGTGGCTAAGAAGTTGCAGCCCATCCAGACAGCCGCCAAGAATGTCATCCTCTTCTTGGGGGACG GGATGGGGGTTTCCACAGTGACAGCCACTCGGATCCTAAAGGGGCAGATGAATGGCAAGCCGGGACCTGAGACACCCCTGGCCATGGACCAGTTCCCATTCGTGGCTCTGTCCAAG ACATACAACGTGGACAGAGATGTACCAGACAGCGCAGGCACGGCCACCGCGTACTTGTGTGGGGTCAAGGGCAACTACGGAACCATTGGTGTAAGTGCAGCCGCCCGCTTCGACCAGTGCAACACAACACATGGGAATGAGGTCACGTCTGTGATGAACCGGGCCAAGAAAGCAG GGAAGTCAGTGGGAGTGGTGACCACCACCAGGGTGCAGCACGCCTCCCCAGCCGGGGCCTATGCACACACGGTGAACCGTAACTGGTATTCGGATGCTCAAATGTCTGCCGGGGCCAAGAAGGAGGGCTGCCAGGACATCGCCACACAGATGGTCTACAACATGGATATCGAC GTGATCCTGGGTGGAGGCCGAATGTACATGTTTCCTGAGGGGACCCCAGACCCTGAATACCCACACGATGCCAATCAGACCGGAGTCCGGAAGGACAAGCGGAACCTGGTGCAGGAGTGGCAGGCCAAGCACCAG GGAGCCCAGTATGTGTGGAACCGCACGGCGCTCCTTCAGGCGTCCACCAACTCCAGTGTAACACACCTCATGG GCCTCTTCGAGCCAGTTGACATGGCCTATGAGACCCAGCGAGACCACAACAAGGACCCATCCCTGGAGGAGATGACGGAGGCAGCTCTGCGAGTGCTGAGCAGAAATCCCCAGGGCTTCTACCTCTTTGTGGAGG GAGGCCGCATTGACCACGGTCACCATGAAGGCATAGCATATAGGGCACTGACCGACGCAGTCATGTTTGACAATGCCATCGCCAAGGCTAACAAACTCACTAGCAAACTGGACACGCTGATCCTTGTCACTGCAGACCACTCTCATGTCTTCACTTTTGGTGGCTACCCCCTTCGTGGGACCTCCATTTTCG GGCTGGCTGATGGCAAAGCCAGCGATGGCAAGTCCTATACCTCCCTCCTCTATAGCAATGGCCCTGGCTACCAGATGAACAGGGGCTCACGACCTGATGTGGATGAAACCAAGAGCA GGGACCCCTCGTACCAGCAGCAGGCCGCCGTGCCCCTGGCTAGAGAAACCCACGGGGGCGAGGACGTGGCGGTGTTCGCGCGAGGCCCGCAGGCGCACCTGGTGCACGGCGTGCAGGAGGAGACCTTCGTGGCGCACGTCATGGCCTTTGCGGGCTGCCTGGAGCCCTACACCGACTGCCATCTGCCGGCCCCCGCTCACCCCACCAACACTGCATGCCAGGCTGCCTGCCCACCTTCCCTGGCGCTGCTGGCCGGGGCCCTACTGCTGCTGGTGGCCCCTGGCCTGCACTGA